One Anser cygnoides isolate HZ-2024a breed goose chromosome 4, Taihu_goose_T2T_genome, whole genome shotgun sequence genomic region harbors:
- the GUF1 gene encoding translation factor GUF1, mitochondrial isoform X3, whose amino-acid sequence MKEVTEAQIGDTLFMHKQPVEPLPGFKSAKPMVFAGMYPVDQTEYNNLKSALERLTLNDSSVTVHRDSSLALGAGWRLGFLGLLHMEVFNQRLEQEYNMSVILTAPTVPYKAILSSAKLIKEYGKAEITIISPAQFPDKSSVSEYLEPAVLGTILTPQEYIGKIITLCQDRRAVQKDMLYIDEHRVMLKYLFPLNEIVVDFYDALKSLSSGYASFDYEDAGYQAADLIKMDILLNGNPVEELATIIHSDKAYATGKFLCERLKDAIPRQLFEIAIQAAIGKKIIARETLKAYRKNVVAKCYGGDITRRMKLLKRQAEGKKLMRKIGNVEVPKDAFIRVLKRQPDK is encoded by the exons ATGAAAGAAGTAACAGAAGCCCAAATAGGAGACACACTGTTTATGCATAAACAGCCAGTGGAGCCTTTGCCTGGCTTTAAGTCAGCGAAGCCAATGGTTTTTGCAG GAATGTATCCTGTAGATCAAACAGAATATAATAACCTCAAAAGTGCTTTGGAAAGGCTGACATTGAATGATTCCAGTGTGACAGTTCATCGTGACAGTAGTCTTGCCTTAGGAGctggatggag gttGGGTTTTCTTGGCCTTTTACATATGGAAGTTTTTAATCAACGTTTGGAGCAAGAATATAATATGTCTGTTATTTTGACTGCACCTACTGTTCCATATAAAGCTATTCTTTCTTCAGCAAAGTTGATAAAG gagtATGGTAAAGCAGAGATTACCATTATCAGCCCCGCTCAGTTTCCTGATAAATCTTCAGTATCTGAATATTTGGAGCCAGCTGTCCTTGGTACTATTTTAACACCCCAAGAATACATTGGGAAAATAATTACTTTGTGTCAG GACCGTAGAGCAGTCCAGAAAGATATGCTGTACATTGATGAACACAGGGTTATGCTAAAGTACCTTTTTCCACTGAATGAAATCGTGGTGGATTTTTATGATGCTCTTAAGTCTCTGTCTTCTGGTTATGCAAG ttttgatTATGAAGATGCAGGATACCAAGCAGCAGACCTTATCAAGATGGATATTCTTCTAAATGGAAATCCAGTTGAAGAACTGGCAACTATCATACACAG TGATAAAGCTTATGCTACTGGTAAATTCCTGTGCGAACGTTTAAAGGATGCTATACCTAGACAGTTGTTTGAAATAGCCATTCAGGCTGCTATTGGCAAGAAAATAATTGCAAGAGAAAC ACTGAAAgcttacagaaaaaatgttgtggCAAAATGT taTGGTGGAGACATTACAAGAAGaatgaagcttttaaaaaggcaggcagaagggaagaagtTAATGAGAAAAATTGGCAATGTGGAAGTACCAAAAGATGCCTTTATACGTGTTTTAAAGAGACAGCCTGACAAATAG
- the GNPDA2 gene encoding glucosamine-6-phosphate isomerase 2 isoform X1: MRLVILEDYDQASEWAAKYICNRIIQFKPSQGRYFTLGLPTGSTPLGCYKKLIEYHKNGDLSFKYVKTFNMDEYVGLPRNHPESYHSYMWNNFFKHIDIDPNNAHILDGNAPDLQAECDAFEKKIEEAGGIDLFVGGIGPDGHIAFNEPGSSLSSRTRLKTLAMDTILANAKYFDGDLSKVPTMALTVGVGTVMDAREVMILITGAHKAFALYKAIEEGVNHMWTVSAFQQHPRTIFVCDEDATLELRVKTVKYFKGLMHVHNKLVDPLYSMKEN, encoded by the exons ATGAGGCTAGTCATTCTTGAAGATTACGATCAGGCAAGTGAATGGGCAGCAAAATACATCTGCAATCGTATTATCCAATTCAAGCCCAGTCAAGGAAGGTATTTCACGCTTGGTCTACCAACAG GGAGTACACCCTTGGGATGCTACAAAAAGCTGATAGAATATCACAAGAATGGAGATCTCTCTTTCAAATATGTAAAGACGTTCAACATGGATGAATATGTAG GGCTTCCCAGAAATCATCCAGAGAGCTATCATTCGTATATGTGGAATAACTTCTTTAAGCATATTGACATAGACCCAAATAATGCTCATATCCTTGATGGGAATGCTCCAGACTTACAGGCAGAATGTGATGcgtttgaaaagaaaattgaagaagCAGGGGGGATCGATCTGTTTGTTGGAG GCATTGGTCCAGATGGCCACATTGCATTCAATGAACCCGGATCAAGTTTGTCTTCAAGAACAAGATTAAAGACTTTAGCAATGGACACCATTTTGGCAAATGCTAAGTACTTTGATGGAGACTTATCTAAAGTACCAACTATGGCGCTAACAGTTGGTGTGGGTACAGTGATGGATGCTAGAGAA GTGATGATTCTTATAACAGGTGCACATAAGGCTTTTGCATTGTACAAAGCGATTGAAGAAGGCGTCAATCACATGTGGACAgtttctgctttccagcagcaccCTCGTACTATCTTTGTGTGTGATGAAGATGCTACTTTAGAACTAAGAGTTAAAACTGTGAAGTACTTTAAAG GTTTAATGCATGTGCACAATAAACTTGTGGACCCACTGTACAgtatgaaagaaaactga
- the GNPDA2 gene encoding glucosamine-6-phosphate isomerase 2 isoform X2: MRLVILEDYDQASEWAAKYICNRIIQFKPSQGRYFTLGLPTGNTPLGCYKKLIEYHKNGDLSFKYVKTFNMDEYVGLPRNHPESYHSYMWNNFFKHIDIDPNNAHILDGNAPDLQAECDAFEKKIEEAGGIDLFVGGIGPDGHIAFNEPGSSLSSRTRLKTLAMDTILANAKYFDGDLSKVPTMALTVGVGTVMDAREVMILITGAHKAFALYKAIEEGVNHMWTVSAFQQHPRTIFVCDEDATLELRVKTVKYFKGLMHVHNKLVDPLYSMKEN; this comes from the exons ATGAGGCTAGTCATTCTTGAAGATTACGATCAGGCAAGTGAATGGGCAGCAAAATACATCTGCAATCGTATTATCCAATTCAAGCCCAGTCAAGGAAGGTATTTCACGCTTGGTCTACCAACAGGCAA TACACCCTTGGGATGCTACAAAAAGCTGATAGAATATCACAAGAATGGAGATCTCTCTTTCAAATATGTAAAGACGTTCAACATGGATGAATATGTAG GGCTTCCCAGAAATCATCCAGAGAGCTATCATTCGTATATGTGGAATAACTTCTTTAAGCATATTGACATAGACCCAAATAATGCTCATATCCTTGATGGGAATGCTCCAGACTTACAGGCAGAATGTGATGcgtttgaaaagaaaattgaagaagCAGGGGGGATCGATCTGTTTGTTGGAG GCATTGGTCCAGATGGCCACATTGCATTCAATGAACCCGGATCAAGTTTGTCTTCAAGAACAAGATTAAAGACTTTAGCAATGGACACCATTTTGGCAAATGCTAAGTACTTTGATGGAGACTTATCTAAAGTACCAACTATGGCGCTAACAGTTGGTGTGGGTACAGTGATGGATGCTAGAGAA GTGATGATTCTTATAACAGGTGCACATAAGGCTTTTGCATTGTACAAAGCGATTGAAGAAGGCGTCAATCACATGTGGACAgtttctgctttccagcagcaccCTCGTACTATCTTTGTGTGTGATGAAGATGCTACTTTAGAACTAAGAGTTAAAACTGTGAAGTACTTTAAAG GTTTAATGCATGTGCACAATAAACTTGTGGACCCACTGTACAgtatgaaagaaaactga